A single region of the Nicotiana sylvestris chromosome 6, ASM39365v2, whole genome shotgun sequence genome encodes:
- the LOC104224544 gene encoding AP2-like ethylene-responsive transcription factor At1g16060 — MAKTSKANQKNTCYSNNSDKNNSNSGGSGDHAISKGKRKRKAVVPRDSPPQRSSIYRGVTRHRWTGRYEAHLWDKNCWNETQSKKGRQVYLGAYDDEEAAAHAYDLAALKYWGQDTILNFPVSTYEKELKEMEDQSREEYIGSLRRKSSGFSRGVSRYRGVARHHHNGRWEARIGRVFGNKYLYLGTYATQEEAAMAYDMAAIEHRGPNAVTNFDLSRYIKRNPNSTPIPNSTDLNPIPNTKEEIDFNFIHQQHEQQQSSNSAGTTVPPPHAVGGTAASSVVDFPETPPEPDRPRRSFPDDIQTYFDCQDSSSFVEEHDIIFGDLDSFLLPMFAYELNT, encoded by the exons ATGGCGAAAACCTCaaaagcaaatcagaaaaacacTTGTTATAGTAATAACAGTGACAAGAATAACAGTAATAGCGGTGGTAGTGGTGATCATGCCATTTCCAAAGGGAAGAGAAAGCGAAAAGCCGTCGTCCCCAGAGATTCTCCTCCACAACGTAGCTCCATATACAGAGGTGTCACAAG GCACAGGTGGACGGGTCGATATGAAGCTCATTTATGGGATAAGAACTGTTGGAATGAAACACAGAGCAAAAAAGGAAGACAAG TATATTTAG GGGCCTACGATGACGAAGAAGCAGCTGCACATGCATATGACTTGGCTGCATTGAAGTATTGGGGTCAAGACACCATCCTTAATTTCCCT GTTTCGACGTACGAAAAAGAGCTTAAGGAAATGGAAGATCAATCGAGAGAAGAATATATTGGTTCTTTGAGAAG AAAAAGCAGTGGATTTTCAAGAGGAGTCTCGAGATATAGAGGCGTAGCTAG ACACCACCATAATGGGCGATGGGAGGCTCGCATTGGCAGGGTGTTTGGCAACAAGTATCTCTACCTTGGAACATATG CTACTCAAGAGGAAGCAGCAATGGCATATGATATGGCAGCTATAGAGCATAGGGGACCTAACGCTGTCACAAACTTTGACCTTAGCCGTTACATCAAGCGCAACCCTAATTCCACACCAATTCCTAATTCTACTGACCTAAATCCCATTCCTAACACAAAGGAGGAAATAGATTTTAACTTCATCCACCAACAGCACGAACAACAGCAGAGCTCAAATTCTGCCGGAACCACCGTACCTCCGCCACATGCAGTGGGCGGCACAGCTGCGTCATCGGTTGTTGACTTCCCAGAGACACCGCCGGAGCCGGACAGGCCACGGAGGAGTTTTCCAGATGACATACAAACATACTTTGACTGCCAAGATTCGAGTAGTTTTGTCGAAGAGCATGATATTATTTTTGGAGATTTGGATTCCTTTCTATTGCCTATGTTTGCATATGAGCTTAATACCTAG